The following proteins come from a genomic window of Streptomyces sp. NBC_01716:
- a CDS encoding DUF4190 domain-containing protein, giving the protein MSDSSGQPPGGNAPSDPWAPPEHKVPLGKPEQAPGHLQDEPPVRPVYDQPTVTAMPGAGAEPGAPAAPVGAAFGAVPPPPIAPGGPAPTASGPYGYPSTPSGPPYPGYQAYPGYPGYGQGSWSAPANGMGIAAMTLGILSICLFCLYGVVGIILGILAVIFGVVGKKRAERGEATNRGQALSGIIMGTIGIVIGVVVIGLIIWGITDAINEDNNDDFDSGTGGYSAMVLVDAGR; this is encoded by the coding sequence ATGTCAGACAGCAGCGGGCAGCCGCCGGGGGGCAACGCGCCGAGCGACCCCTGGGCGCCGCCGGAGCACAAGGTGCCGTTGGGCAAGCCGGAACAGGCGCCCGGCCACCTTCAGGACGAGCCTCCGGTGCGGCCTGTCTACGACCAGCCGACCGTCACCGCGATGCCCGGCGCGGGGGCCGAGCCTGGCGCTCCCGCCGCTCCCGTCGGGGCGGCCTTCGGAGCCGTACCGCCGCCGCCGATAGCACCCGGGGGGCCGGCGCCGACCGCTTCCGGTCCGTACGGCTACCCGAGCACTCCCAGCGGCCCTCCGTACCCCGGCTACCAGGCGTACCCCGGCTATCCGGGATACGGCCAGGGCTCCTGGTCCGCGCCCGCGAACGGCATGGGCATCGCCGCGATGACGCTGGGCATTCTGTCGATCTGTCTCTTCTGCCTCTACGGCGTCGTCGGGATCATCCTGGGCATCCTCGCTGTGATCTTCGGGGTAGTCGGCAAGAAGCGCGCCGAGCGGGGTGAGGCCACCAACAGGGGGCAGGCCCTCTCCGGGATCATCATGGGCACCATCGGGATCGTCATCGGCGTGGTCGTCATCGGTCTCATCATCTGGGGCATCACCGACGCGATCAACGAAGACAACAACGACGACTTCGACAGTGGTACCGGCGGTTACTCCGCGATGGTTCTCGTAGACGCCGGCCGCTGA
- a CDS encoding adenosine deaminase, protein MTDLLPFIAGLPKAELHVHHVGSASPRIVSELAARHPNSKVPTSPEALADYFVFTDFAHFIDVYLSVVDLLRTPEDVRLLTFEIARDMARQNIRYAELTITPFSSTRRGIPENAFMEAIEDARKSAEAEFGVVLRWCFDIPGEAGMEAADETLRLAVDLRPEGLVSFGLGGPEIGVPRPQFKPHFDRAIAEGLHSVPHAGETTGPGTVWDAIKELRAERIGHGISSAQDVELMAYLAENHIPLEVCPTSNIATRAVTDIELHPIRTLVSAGVPVTVNSDDPPMFGTDLNNEYAVAARLLELDERGVAGLARNAVEASFLDRAGKDRLNAEIDTYTAQWLAK, encoded by the coding sequence ATGACCGACCTTCTTCCCTTCATCGCAGGGCTGCCCAAAGCCGAGCTGCATGTCCATCACGTCGGCTCGGCCTCGCCCCGTATCGTCTCGGAACTGGCCGCCAGGCACCCGAATTCCAAGGTGCCGACCAGCCCGGAGGCGCTGGCCGACTACTTCGTCTTCACCGACTTCGCGCACTTCATCGACGTCTACCTCTCGGTCGTCGACCTGCTGCGCACGCCGGAGGACGTCCGGCTGCTGACGTTCGAGATCGCCCGTGACATGGCCCGGCAGAACATCCGCTACGCCGAGCTGACGATCACCCCGTTCAGCTCGACCCGGCGTGGCATCCCCGAGAATGCCTTCATGGAGGCGATCGAGGACGCCCGCAAGTCGGCCGAGGCCGAGTTCGGAGTCGTACTGCGGTGGTGCTTCGACATTCCGGGCGAGGCCGGCATGGAGGCCGCGGACGAGACCTTGAGGCTCGCCGTCGACCTCCGCCCCGAGGGGCTGGTGTCCTTCGGTCTCGGCGGTCCGGAGATCGGCGTACCGCGGCCCCAGTTCAAGCCCCACTTCGACCGGGCGATCGCCGAAGGGCTGCACTCCGTGCCGCACGCCGGGGAGACGACGGGGCCCGGCACCGTGTGGGACGCCATCAAGGAACTGAGAGCCGAACGGATCGGTCACGGCATCAGCTCCGCCCAGGACGTGGAGTTGATGGCGTACCTCGCCGAGAACCACATCCCTCTGGAGGTCTGCCCCACCTCCAACATCGCGACGCGGGCGGTCACCGACATCGAACTGCACCCGATCAGGACGCTGGTGTCCGCGGGCGTTCCGGTGACGGTCAACAGCGACGACCCGCCCATGTTCGGCACGGACCTCAACAACGAGTACGCGGTCGCGGCGCGGCTGCTTGAGCTGGACGAGCGGGGAGTGGCGGGGCTCGCGAGGAACGCCGTCGAGGCGTCGTTCCTCGACCGGGCGGGCAAGGACCGGCTGAACGCCGAGATCGACACGTACACCGCGCAGTGGCTCGCCAAGTGA
- a CDS encoding glycerophosphodiester phosphodiesterase: MTAARGAVRGGDGGAVPSRPVVAVGHRGDPYRVRENTLPSVRSALERGADAVEIDVRVTRDGVPVLLHDSSLKRLWGHDRAVADITHADLNDLTRGGVPTLQEVLRAPGPVSEARLMVDLPDSRKETVDAVVETVRECGAGDRAYYCAGAEAMLAVRAADPGAEIAMTWQSLAPPRPVLLEAVRPRWLNYRFGLVSRELTERVHRDGFLVSAWTADTGRSMRRLVGAGVDSITTNRIDTLANLLRSDRLSRPKA; encoded by the coding sequence GTGACGGCCGCACGGGGCGCTGTACGGGGCGGGGACGGCGGTGCGGTGCCGTCGCGTCCCGTCGTGGCCGTGGGGCACCGGGGCGACCCGTACCGCGTTCGCGAGAACACCCTGCCGTCGGTCCGCTCCGCCCTGGAACGGGGCGCCGACGCCGTGGAGATCGACGTACGTGTCACGCGCGACGGGGTGCCCGTGCTGCTGCACGACTCCTCGTTGAAACGGCTCTGGGGACATGACCGGGCGGTCGCCGACATCACTCACGCCGACCTGAACGACCTGACACGGGGCGGCGTGCCGACGCTCCAGGAGGTGCTGCGAGCGCCGGGGCCGGTGTCGGAGGCGCGCCTGATGGTCGATCTGCCGGACTCCAGGAAGGAGACGGTGGACGCGGTGGTCGAGACGGTGCGCGAATGCGGTGCCGGAGATCGGGCGTACTACTGCGCGGGCGCCGAGGCGATGCTCGCCGTACGGGCCGCGGACCCGGGAGCCGAAATCGCGATGACGTGGCAGTCGTTGGCACCGCCGCGCCCCGTACTGCTGGAAGCGGTGCGGCCCCGCTGGCTCAACTACCGCTTCGGTCTGGTGAGCCGGGAACTGACGGAGCGGGTCCACCGGGACGGGTTTCTGGTCTCGGCCTGGACGGCAGACACAGGGCGGAGCATGCGACGCCTGGTCGGGGCGGGAGTCGACTCCATCACCACGAATCGCATCGACACATTGGCGAACCTGCTCCGTAGCGACCGGCTGAGCAGGCCGAAGGCGTAA